From Camelina sativa cultivar DH55 chromosome 5, Cs, whole genome shotgun sequence:
TCCCATATACCTCCGAGGAGCTTCGATAGAACAGAAATACTCTATTGTCCATGGCTTTCCCATACACCTCCTATAACACTATTATCTTCACCTGCAAATATCATACATgtcaaacaatatttttatattctgttatctcataattcataaacaaatTGATCATTCACATTTATGACCAGCTCTCACAACTATATGTGCAAAATAGACTATATATCCCATAAATAGGTAGggagattattatttattttcaatttgtcATCGCACTTTTTAAGAACCAATATAAATGATTAATATGGAAAATTATTTTCGACTCTGAatgtttaaattaaatattttaagagatCATCCAAaaggtttatttatttattgaaagaCTTGATTAAAAATGAGATGACATGGGTGATGGAGACGTCGCCTCCCCTTTTCGCAGGTGTGAAGAGGGCGCTGCTCCTTTTCGCAGCAGTGGAGACGGCGCTGCTCCTTTTCGCGGCGGTGGAGGCTGAGGAACACCTTCACGAAGAGGCGGGCACCTCTTGATGCATTCTTCCGTAAGGTAGCCAGCGAAGCAAATCCAAGGAGCTTCGACACAACACAAATCCTCCAATCTATATGGCCTTCCAACAAATCGCGTAAAACATCTTTCTATTCCCTTTGGATGCTCATAATCATGATCTTCTTGACCTGAAAATATTATGCACCAAACAACACTGTCATTATTAGctcatatataaaacaaaacgtTAACCATGTAGTAatcacacaaataaaaaaaaaaaag
This genomic window contains:
- the LOC104785851 gene encoding uncharacterized protein LOC104785851, which encodes MLACKSLVIGLIIVSLFGLHQCQEDHDYEHPKGIERCFTRFVGRPYRLEDLCCVEAPWICFAGYLTEECIKRCPPLREGVPQPPPPRKGAAPSPLLRKGAAPSSHLRKGEATSPSPMSSHF